A single region of the Vespula pensylvanica isolate Volc-1 chromosome 8, ASM1446617v1, whole genome shotgun sequence genome encodes:
- the LOC122631196 gene encoding regulator of G-protein signaling 17 isoform X2 codes for MIEMSSGIGASTMGIGVSHGTGGNDGVTSSCRLRAQSQSQASSSQHGNPQQSSQQTSQQSSQQSSQQSSQQQQQSSQQSQQQQQQQQQQQQQQQTPSSQQAQQRQGARFIGRSKKDNCCLCWCCCCSCSNKCLATVGGNTVGAGGTGDQSKKKGNVGIGGEHVGGLGGDHGGVTAGNGLDGLDGLDGLDAATECCNFEEVRSWGSSFDKLMRNAAGRKLFREFLRSEYSEENIAFWLACEQLKRESNPEKIEEKARFIYEDYISILSPKEVSLDSRVREIVNRNMVEPTPHTFDEAQLQIYTLMHRDSYPRFVNSEIYRRVAKLNSGPPSPTSGSEQEHTGGKSKGKKGTT; via the exons ATGATAGAG ATGTCGAGTGGAATCGGTGCCAGCACAATGGGAATTGGCGTTAGCCACGGAACGGGAGGAAACGACGGCGTAACGAGCAGTTGTCGTCTTCGAGCGCAAAGTCAGAGTCAGGCGTCGTCCTCGCAGCACGGCAATCCGCAGCAGTCGTCTCAGCAGACGTCTCAACAATCGTCTCAGCAATCGTCTCAGCAATCGTctcagcaacaacaacaatcgtCGCAGCAAtcgcaacagcagcagcagcagcagcaacaacaacaacaacaacaacaaacgcCGTCGTCGCAGCAGGCGCAGCAACGTCAGGGAGCTAGGTTCATAGGCCGCTCGAAAAAGGACAACTGTTGCCTCTGCTGGTGCTGTTGCTGTAGTTGCTC GAACAAATG TTTGGCGACGGTCGGCGGAAATACGGTCGGTGCTGGCGGAACTGGCGACCAGAGTAAGAAGAAGGGCAACGTTGGTATCGGCGGCGAACACGTGGGTGGCCTCGGTGGCGATCACGGTGGCGTCACTGCGGGCAACGGACTGGACGGGCTCGACGGTCTGGACGGTCTCGACGCTGCTACGGAGTGCTGTAATTTCGAGGAAGTCAGATCTTGGGGCTCGTCTTTCGACAAGCTGATGAGAAACGCGGCCGGTCGCAAGCTTTTCCGAGAGTTCCTTCGAAGCGAGTACAGCGAGGAAAACATAGCATTTTGGCTCGCCTGCGAGCAACTCAAGCGCGAGAGCAATCCAGAGAAGATCGAGGAGAAGGCTCGATTCATCTACGAGGATTACATATCCATACTCTCGCCGAAAGAA GTGAGTCTGGACTCGCGAGTACGCGAGATCGTTAATCGCAACATGGTGGAACCAACGCCGCATACCTTCGACGAAGCACAGTTGCAAATCTACACGCTGATGCACCGGGACTCCTATCCTCGTTTCGTCAACAGCGAGATTTATCGACGAGTGGCGAAGCTGAACAGCGGGCCACCGAGTCCTACGAGCGGTTCCGAACAGGAGCACACCGGTGGAAAGTCGAAAGGCAAGAAAGGAACGACGTAA
- the LOC122631196 gene encoding regulator of G-protein signaling 17 isoform X1 — translation MIEMSSGIGASTMGIGVSHGTGGNDGVTSSCRLRAQSQSQASSSQHGNPQQSSQQTSQQSSQQSSQQSSQQQQQSSQQSQQQQQQQQQQQQQQQTPSSQQAQQRQGARFIGRSKKDNCCLCWCCCCSCSWNKCLATVGGNTVGAGGTGDQSKKKGNVGIGGEHVGGLGGDHGGVTAGNGLDGLDGLDGLDAATECCNFEEVRSWGSSFDKLMRNAAGRKLFREFLRSEYSEENIAFWLACEQLKRESNPEKIEEKARFIYEDYISILSPKEVSLDSRVREIVNRNMVEPTPHTFDEAQLQIYTLMHRDSYPRFVNSEIYRRVAKLNSGPPSPTSGSEQEHTGGKSKGKKGTT, via the exons ATGATAGAG ATGTCGAGTGGAATCGGTGCCAGCACAATGGGAATTGGCGTTAGCCACGGAACGGGAGGAAACGACGGCGTAACGAGCAGTTGTCGTCTTCGAGCGCAAAGTCAGAGTCAGGCGTCGTCCTCGCAGCACGGCAATCCGCAGCAGTCGTCTCAGCAGACGTCTCAACAATCGTCTCAGCAATCGTCTCAGCAATCGTctcagcaacaacaacaatcgtCGCAGCAAtcgcaacagcagcagcagcagcagcaacaacaacaacaacaacaacaaacgcCGTCGTCGCAGCAGGCGCAGCAACGTCAGGGAGCTAGGTTCATAGGCCGCTCGAAAAAGGACAACTGTTGCCTCTGCTGGTGCTGTTGCTGTAGTTGCTCGTG GAACAAATG TTTGGCGACGGTCGGCGGAAATACGGTCGGTGCTGGCGGAACTGGCGACCAGAGTAAGAAGAAGGGCAACGTTGGTATCGGCGGCGAACACGTGGGTGGCCTCGGTGGCGATCACGGTGGCGTCACTGCGGGCAACGGACTGGACGGGCTCGACGGTCTGGACGGTCTCGACGCTGCTACGGAGTGCTGTAATTTCGAGGAAGTCAGATCTTGGGGCTCGTCTTTCGACAAGCTGATGAGAAACGCGGCCGGTCGCAAGCTTTTCCGAGAGTTCCTTCGAAGCGAGTACAGCGAGGAAAACATAGCATTTTGGCTCGCCTGCGAGCAACTCAAGCGCGAGAGCAATCCAGAGAAGATCGAGGAGAAGGCTCGATTCATCTACGAGGATTACATATCCATACTCTCGCCGAAAGAA GTGAGTCTGGACTCGCGAGTACGCGAGATCGTTAATCGCAACATGGTGGAACCAACGCCGCATACCTTCGACGAAGCACAGTTGCAAATCTACACGCTGATGCACCGGGACTCCTATCCTCGTTTCGTCAACAGCGAGATTTATCGACGAGTGGCGAAGCTGAACAGCGGGCCACCGAGTCCTACGAGCGGTTCCGAACAGGAGCACACCGGTGGAAAGTCGAAAGGCAAGAAAGGAACGACGTAA